The Cyclobacterium amurskyense genome contains the following window.
GCCCATAGGGGGTATTATGGCTTTTTAAGGGGTATTAACTATCCACCTTTTCCATTCTTTAGCTAGGATTAGGTGTTATGGCTTCCTGATTCCATCATACAATTGAAGATCAACGGTCTATTTCATGACGGGACAAGCTATAAAAATAAAAAAAAACCTGACCAAAATATAAGGTCAGGCTTTAAATATTGTTTGTTTACTGTCGGGATTATCCGATAGAAACTCTTTTGAAATCAGTCACTGTCAATCCTTTACTTACACTGTCAAGGTATTGAGCGATTGTTTTGCTAGGGTCTTTTACGAATGCCTGGCTTAGCAAAGTGTTCTCTTTATAGAACTTATTCAATTTACCAAGGGCAATTTTTTCCAACATAGCTTCAGGCTTTCCATCTTGTCTGGCCTGATCTTTACCAACTTCAATTTCTCTTTCAACAACAGATGAATCAACGCCATCTTTGTCAAGTGCTACTGGATTCATTGCAGCAATTTGCATAGCCACATCTTTACCAGCATCAGAAGCATTTGCACCAGCAGTGTTGCTAAGTGCTACCAATACGCCTAATTTACCATTAGAGTGTATGTAAGGCTCTACTACTTCACCTGTTACTTGTTCGAAATGAGACACCTCAATTTTTTCACCGATTTTACCGGTCATTTCAGTGATTTTTTCACCTATAGTGATGCCTTCAAAAGGCAAAGCCATAACAGCTTCAATGCTGTTAGCATTTGCTTTTACTGCTTCAGCAAGTATAGCGTTTGCAAATGTGGAGAACTCCTCATTTTTGGCAACAAAGTCAGTTTCACAGGTAAGAGAAATCAAGGTACCCGTTTTTCCATCTTCGCTTACGCTAGTTACCACAACACCTTCTTTGGTTTCACGGTCAGCTCTGGAAGCAGAAACTTTCTGTCCTTTTTTTCTTAGGATATCAATAGCTTTTTCAAAATCTCCTTCAGCTTCGGTAAGGGCTTTTTTACAATCCATCATACCGGCCCCGGTTTTTTGTCTCAATTTATTTACCTCTTGTGCAGTAATAGCCATTGGTTTATATTTTTTTGTTTAATTAAATATAGGTGATGACAATAAAACAAAAATTGAACAGCAGGCTAGTGCCAGTGTCCAATTTTTGTAAATAAAATGTCAAAGTGGATTATTCTTTTGTTTCAGCGTCTGCTGCTTTTTTTGCTTCTTCCTCTTCAGAAAGTTTAGCATCGTCCTTGTCTTTCTTACGTTCAGACAAACCTTCTTCAATAGCAGCACCGAAAGCTTTTACTAATAGTGAAATGGATTTAAAAGCATCATCATTTGCTGGGATAGGGAAATCTACCTCGTTAGGGTTAGAGTTCGTATCTACCAAAGCAAACACAGGAATACCAAGCTTCTTAGCTTCAGCTAGGGCAATGTGCTCTCGCTTAATATCTACAATAAAGAGTGCAGCAGGAAGTCGTGTTAGGTCGGAAATACCACCCAATACATTCTCCAACTTTTCTCTTTGACGGCTGATCATCAGCCTTTCTTTTTTCGCCAGGTTAGTGTAAGAGTCATCTTTAGACATTTTGTCTATTGTTGACATCTTCTTCAAAGATTTACGGATGGTGGCAAAATTAGTCATCATACCACCAAGCCATCTTTCAGTAATGAAAGGCATCTTAAGCCTTCTGGCTTCTTCTGCTACTAAATCTTTGGCTTGTTTTTTCGTCGCTACAAACATAACTTTTTTGCCTGAGCGTACGATCTGCTTGATTGCGTTGGATGCTTCTTCAAGGCAAACGAGCGTTTTGTTTAGATCTATGATATGGATACCATTCTTCTCCATGAAGATATAAGGCGCCATTTTAGGATCCCACTTTCTTGTTAAGTGTCCGAAGTGAACACCAGCATCCAGTAAGTCTTTATATTCGATATTGGCCATTTATTAAATTGTTGTTTTATAGTATTTAGGAATATATATCCCCAATTATCTTTTAGAGAACTGGAATCTTCTCCTTGCTTTTCTTCGTCCAGGTTTTTTACGTTCTACCATTCTGGAATCACGTGTTAAGAATCCTTCTTTTTTCAACGGACTTCTATGGTCTTCGTTGATTTCACAAAGGGCTCTTGAGATTGCCATTCGAATAGCTTCTGCCTGACCACTGATTCCGCCACCATCAACATTAATATTAATGTCATAGGCACCGTCCTCATTGACCAATACCAAGGGCTGCTTCACCACAATCTGGTGTAGCTCAAAAGGGAAGTACTTATCAAGTGCCCTTTTGTTTACCGTGATATTACCGTTACCAGATTTGACGTAAATCCTGGCTACGGATTCTTTTCTTCTTCCAATTTTGTTAATTACTTCCATTGACGGGTAGCATTAAAGTTTTACTTCTTTAGGTTTCTGTGCGCTGTGTGGATGCTCTGATCCAGCGTAAACGTACAGGTTGGTGTACAATTTTCTGCCAAGTCTGTTTTTTGGAAGCATTCCTTTTACTGCTTTCTCTACCAGAGTTCGAGGAGATTTTTCCAAAAGGATCTTGGGAGTAGCGATACGTTGTCCTCCAGGGAATCCTGTGTGACGAACATACACCTTCTCAGTCCACTTCCTTCCGGTAAGTCTCACTTTCTCGGCATTGATAACAATAACATTGTCTCCGCAATCTACATGAGGGGTAAAGTTTGGCTTGTGCTTCCCTCTCAACATTTTTGCCACTTCACTTGAAAATCGACCTAGTATCTGGGATTGGGCATCCACTACTACCCACTCCTTTTCCACCGTGGCGTCATTCGCTGATATGGTCTTATAGCTTAAAGTATTCACTGTGTAAATGTTTAATAATTAGCTTGTTAAATACATTTCACCCTCAAAAAGGGACACAAAGATAGAAGTTAATTCCTTCAATTGCAATAGAAACCAAAGTTTACTGCCTTATTTTCACAAGAATAGCTAATTACTTTAGCTAGCTTTCAACCTTCTTTCGTTCCTTTTTAGTGCAAAATGGTCTTAAACAACTCTTGGAAACGTTTACTTAGCAAGGCAAAGTAGTTATTATATTTGATTTCCTTTTTTATTAACTCCAATTAAAATTATCTCAGTTCGTTTTTTTCTTATTTGGCCACCAATTCCTGCTGAACTTGGTTGGTTACTTTTAGAATCTTTAACTTTCTAAGTCCTCCGGGAAGTACCCAATCTACAGAGGCTCCTTCTCGGAACCCGATCAAGGCAACAGACAAAGGCGAGAATAAGGAAATCTTATGTTGGGCTAAATCTGCATTTTTAGGGATCACCATTGTCATCTTAATGATTTGTGCAGGGGTTCCCACCTCTACCTCAAAATAAGAGTTCAATTGAATAACGTCTTTAGGGATCTTTTTGTCAGGTACCTTTTTGGCCAATTCTAACTCATTCATCAATTGTCCAACCTCTTTGGTTTTCTGGGCAGGAGTAAGATTGTTAATAATGTTCTTAATTGTACTGTAATCTGATTCTTTAACTATAGGTTTCATTGTTTTTAAATTTTAAAAACAACCATTAGCCGTAAGGTGGAACTCCCACTACGGTTCATTGGTGTTTGCTAGTAAATAATAAATAGGAATAGTGTATAGCCTAAATACCGGTCATGGTGCCCCCTACCTTGATCTATATGGTAGAGGGAGATTTGATAAAGGCTTTATTGTGTGCGAGAACAATCCAATCCACCTTC
Protein-coding sequences here:
- the tsf gene encoding translation elongation factor Ts, producing MAITAQEVNKLRQKTGAGMMDCKKALTEAEGDFEKAIDILRKKGQKVSASRADRETKEGVVVTSVSEDGKTGTLISLTCETDFVAKNEEFSTFANAILAEAVKANANSIEAVMALPFEGITIGEKITEMTGKIGEKIEVSHFEQVTGEVVEPYIHSNGKLGVLVALSNTAGANASDAGKDVAMQIAAMNPVALDKDGVDSSVVEREIEVGKDQARQDGKPEAMLEKIALGKLNKFYKENTLLSQAFVKDPSKTIAQYLDSVSKGLTVTDFKRVSIG
- the rpsB gene encoding 30S ribosomal protein S2, whose protein sequence is MANIEYKDLLDAGVHFGHLTRKWDPKMAPYIFMEKNGIHIIDLNKTLVCLEEASNAIKQIVRSGKKVMFVATKKQAKDLVAEEARRLKMPFITERWLGGMMTNFATIRKSLKKMSTIDKMSKDDSYTNLAKKERLMISRQREKLENVLGGISDLTRLPAALFIVDIKREHIALAEAKKLGIPVFALVDTNSNPNEVDFPIPANDDAFKSISLLVKAFGAAIEEGLSERKKDKDDAKLSEEEEAKKAADAETKE
- the rpsI gene encoding 30S ribosomal protein S9, producing MEVINKIGRRKESVARIYVKSGNGNITVNKRALDKYFPFELHQIVVKQPLVLVNEDGAYDININVDGGGISGQAEAIRMAISRALCEINEDHRSPLKKEGFLTRDSRMVERKKPGRRKARRRFQFSKR
- the rplM gene encoding 50S ribosomal protein L13, whose amino-acid sequence is MNTLSYKTISANDATVEKEWVVVDAQSQILGRFSSEVAKMLRGKHKPNFTPHVDCGDNVIVINAEKVRLTGRKWTEKVYVRHTGFPGGQRIATPKILLEKSPRTLVEKAVKGMLPKNRLGRKLYTNLYVYAGSEHPHSAQKPKEVKL
- a CDS encoding GreA/GreB family elongation factor, which codes for MKPIVKESDYSTIKNIINNLTPAQKTKEVGQLMNELELAKKVPDKKIPKDVIQLNSYFEVEVGTPAQIIKMTMVIPKNADLAQHKISLFSPLSVALIGFREGASVDWVLPGGLRKLKILKVTNQVQQELVAK